One genomic segment of Polynucleobacter sp. MWH-UH2A includes these proteins:
- a CDS encoding Tim44 domain-containing protein, translated as MRQHFFRAVIVSMALMFASMSHVEAARLGGGKSFGRAPSAPIQKQATPAQKPAQQAQPTAPAPAVTPPAPAPSRFGGMGGILGGLAAGLGIGYLLSHFGLGEAAASLVTGLLIAMLAGFVIMFLIRRLLPVMSPSGVQRTNLGQPSRQEPAFIPAANAFADVGADSETFQSTLPPGFDERTFLENAKQFFVTLQRAWDQGDLQSLQEFTTPEMFARISQDLAGRVDAANQTDVITVNARLLGIETSEAHYFCSVQFSGVICEQPGAPANDFSEIWNLSKPLEGPGGWVLAGISQLV; from the coding sequence ATGAGACAACATTTTTTTAGAGCTGTAATAGTGAGTATGGCATTAATGTTTGCAAGCATGAGCCATGTAGAAGCTGCGCGCCTTGGTGGCGGTAAAAGTTTTGGTCGGGCCCCTAGTGCACCAATTCAAAAACAAGCTACTCCGGCTCAGAAGCCCGCTCAACAAGCCCAGCCAACAGCTCCAGCTCCAGCAGTTACTCCACCTGCGCCTGCACCAAGTCGTTTTGGTGGGATGGGTGGAATTTTGGGCGGCTTAGCCGCTGGTCTTGGTATTGGATATCTTTTATCCCATTTTGGTTTGGGTGAAGCTGCAGCCTCGCTGGTAACCGGTTTACTCATTGCGATGTTGGCTGGTTTTGTCATCATGTTTTTGATTCGGAGATTGCTACCAGTAATGTCACCCTCTGGCGTGCAACGTACCAATCTTGGTCAGCCATCCAGACAAGAGCCTGCATTTATTCCCGCAGCCAATGCGTTTGCTGATGTTGGTGCTGATTCAGAAACCTTTCAATCCACTTTGCCTCCAGGTTTTGATGAGCGTACTTTTTTGGAAAATGCCAAGCAATTTTTCGTGACGTTGCAAAGAGCTTGGGATCAGGGCGATTTGCAATCTTTACAAGAGTTCACAACACCAGAGATGTTTGCAAGAATTTCACAGGATCTTGCGGGACGTGTTGATGCCGCAAATCAAACAGATGTGATTACTGTTAATGCGCGCCTATTGGGAATTGAAACCAGTGAAGCGCATTATTTCTGTAGCGTTCAATTTAGCGGGGTCATTTGTGAGCAGCCGGGAGCGCCGGCCAACGACTTCTCGGAAATCTGGAATTTAAGTAAGCCCTTGGAGGGTCCGGGAGGCTGGGTACTAGCGGGTATCTCTCAGTTGGTTTAA
- the ubiE gene encoding bifunctional demethylmenaquinone methyltransferase/2-methoxy-6-polyprenyl-1,4-benzoquinol methylase UbiE: MSKTHFGYQSVDEKEKAGKVAEVFHSVANKYDVMNDLMSFGLHRVWKKITIARANVRPGQKILDIAGGTGDLAAAFAKATEWDRNPDAQVWLSDINASMLGVGRDRLLDRGIALPCVQFDAEKIPFPNNHFDVVTVAFGLRNMTHKEDALGEMCRVIKPGGRVLVLEFSKPDAFLQPVYDAYSFKVLPWLGEKIAQDSESYRYLAESIRMHPDADTLKQMMLDVGFDEVETHRMTGGIVALHIGIKY; encoded by the coding sequence ATGAGTAAAACCCATTTTGGTTACCAAAGCGTTGATGAGAAAGAAAAAGCCGGCAAGGTGGCGGAGGTATTTCACTCAGTCGCTAATAAATATGATGTGATGAATGACTTGATGTCATTTGGTTTGCATCGTGTTTGGAAAAAAATTACGATTGCGCGCGCCAATGTACGCCCTGGTCAAAAGATCCTGGACATTGCCGGGGGAACAGGCGATCTTGCCGCAGCTTTTGCAAAAGCAACTGAATGGGATCGTAATCCTGATGCTCAAGTTTGGTTAAGCGATATCAATGCATCGATGCTTGGTGTTGGGCGCGATCGTTTGCTCGACCGCGGTATTGCGCTCCCTTGCGTGCAATTTGATGCAGAGAAAATCCCCTTTCCTAATAACCATTTTGATGTGGTGACGGTTGCATTCGGTTTACGGAATATGACCCACAAAGAGGATGCCCTTGGTGAAATGTGTCGCGTGATTAAACCAGGTGGACGTGTCTTAGTGTTGGAATTTTCCAAGCCAGATGCGTTTTTGCAGCCCGTGTATGACGCTTACTCATTTAAGGTGTTGCCTTGGTTGGGCGAAAAGATTGCGCAAGATTCAGAAAGTTATCGTTATTTAGCTGAGTCAATTCGCATGCATCCTGATGCGGATACGCTGAAGCAGATGATGTTAGATGTTGGCTTTGATGAGGTAGAAACCCATAGGATGACTGGGGGTATCGTTGCCTTACATATTGGTATTAAATACTGA